In Providencia hangzhouensis, the DNA window TATTAACCCAAATCATTTTGTTTATTACACATTGTCTGAAGTTTATGCTGTTGATGGCAAAGAAGAGAGGTTTAAACCTGCGAGTTACCCCATTACGATTAATGGGCACGAGCTTGAACTGCCAGTTCGCAGTTCTAATGCAACGCTTATTGATGGAAATATATTTAGGTGTAGCTACCCGGTTGGTGAAAATTTTCCAGATTCAATCACACTTTATGATGATAAGTTAGATGGAAATATTAAATCAAAGTGTTTTGATAAACATGAATTAATTGCCTATTTAGATAATGAATACGGACAAAATTTATTACCGGATCCTGCTAATCATGAAGCTGTGGATTCTATCAATGTGGTATTTATGTATGGAGTCCCAACTGTTACTTTTGATAATGAGGATGTACAGGCAAAGGCCGAAAAATTAATTCAGTTAGTTACGCGGTTAAAAAGTACCGATGATGTGAATATTCATGAAGAATTAAACCAAGAATTTCATCAGGCTATCACAGAATTAGTCCAGGAGCAGGCTCGAAGTGCTTCATCAAATTCTGTTGCGGAAAATATTAAATATAATCATTTCATTCAAGAAATTAATGTAGTAAGAGAAAATGGTATTTGGTTAAAATAGTAATCATTTAAGTAGATTTACTCTTTACATATTTACTCAAAAAACTATTTCGAGTAATAATTTTTTTGAAATTAATTAAGAAAATGCTTATTAATTATACAGAGTAATCTTATTTGAAATAATTGGCGAAAAAGCGAGATTGGGGTAGTTATATTTTTATTAACCTCACCAAGGAACTCGGCGATGAATTTATCCATACAATCTGTTTTCACCGTCATATCAGCTGTATTTTTGTTTTTATTTTCTTCTGTCGCTAGCAGTACAACTATTATTGATACCAAAAAGGAACCCGATGTTTTAGATTTAGTATTCATTCTTGATAAAAGTGGCTCTATGTCAGGTTTCGAGACTGATACAATTGGTGGATATAATAGTGTATTAACTGAAAATAAAGGAAAAAAAGCAAAAACCTACATTACAACTATTTTATTTAATGACAAAACAAGTTTACTCCATAATAGAGAACCCATTGCAAAAGTTTCTAATCTAACACTTGATGATTATCCTGTTGGTGGCTATACCGCATTGTTAGACGCAATAGGAGAAGGCATTGAAAAAATGCAAGAAAATAGAAAGGTTACTAAAAATAATAATGTCCTTTTTGTAATAATTACAGATGGGCAAGAAAATAGTAGCCGTAAATATTCCCAGGCGAAAATTAAAGCTATGATTAAGTCTGCTGAAACAGAAGATAAATGGGATTTTATTTTCTTAGGAGCCAATATTGATGCCATTTCTGAAGCGGAAAATATTGGGATTAAAAGTTCAAATGCCACTGGTTATGTGCAAGATGGGACAGGCTACGATAAAGCTTATCGTGCTGTAAATAAAGCGGTGGAAGCTAAACAAATGTCTGCGCCAATATCAGAGGACTGGAAACAGGAAGTCGAAGCGGATGTGAAGGAACGTAAAAAATAATAATGTGTTCAATTAAAAAGAGATGAATATCGCTTCGAATAAAGCCCTTACGGCAAATGCAATAAGGGCTTTCATTTTATAAATATAATTAGCTAGTTTGTTTTAAGGCTGTAAACATTTTTTCAGCAAGTGTGTCTTGTGCCGATTGGACTCCAGGTAATACAAAATAGTACCCTCCACCAAAAGGCTTGATATAACGTTCAAGTGGTTCACCATTGAGCCGTTTTTGAGTGTCAATAAAGCCTGTCTTTAAATTTTGTTGAAAAGAGACAAAAACTAAGCCCATATCGAGAGTTCCTGTTTCGGTTAACCCCAGTGAATAGCTATAACTTCTTCGCCTTAGTTTTGCGGTATAACGTTCAGGGTTACGAGGCTCTGCACGGCGCATATGGGAATCAAATAAAATACGGTCACCATGAGGATCTTTTTCAAACTCAGGATCATCATGCTCATTTTTCATGCCGATTGGTGCTCCTGAGTCTTTATGTCGGCCAAAATCATTTTCTTGATCTTCTAATGGTGTTCTATCCCAAAACTCTAAATTAAAACGAATGAGACGTACTGCTTGGTATGTCCCTCCGTCGCACCAAGACGGTTCTTGGCTGCCTTTTGTTATCCATATTAATTCGTTCATTAACGAATTGTCATCGGCAGGCGCATTTCCTGTTCCATCCTTAAAACCAAAAAGGTTGATAGGCGTTGAGTGGTTATCAATATCTCTTGCAGGTAAGAAACCATCTATTTTCCAGAGAGGAAAACTGTATGGCGAAATATGACGTAGGATGTCACGTAATGCATAGATAACGCTTTCTTGGCTATTCGCACATATTTGCAGAAGAAGATCACCACCACACCATTTTTGTTCTAGTCGATCGTTAGGAAAACTGGTCATTTCA includes these proteins:
- a CDS encoding vWA domain-containing protein, producing MNLSIQSVFTVISAVFLFLFSSVASSTTIIDTKKEPDVLDLVFILDKSGSMSGFETDTIGGYNSVLTENKGKKAKTYITTILFNDKTSLLHNREPIAKVSNLTLDDYPVGGYTALLDAIGEGIEKMQENRKVTKNNNVLFVIITDGQENSSRKYSQAKIKAMIKSAETEDKWDFIFLGANIDAISEAENIGIKSSNATGYVQDGTGYDKAYRAVNKAVEAKQMSAPISEDWKQEVEADVKERKK
- the efeB gene encoding iron uptake transporter deferrochelatase/peroxidase subunit, translated to MQAKLSSILQTNGMSRRNALKMLAVSSAVLAAPTLKAQGKIANCQLTYNKAINYLGLHQAGVLTPEPKNATFIAFNTTANSVEQLQTFFTLLTQRIAHLTQPQIEPSINNDKMPPAESGILGTQQQPDSLTITVALGNSLFDNRFGLNKIKPKHLSEMTSFPNDRLEQKWCGGDLLLQICANSQESVIYALRDILRHISPYSFPLWKIDGFLPARDIDNHSTPINLFGFKDGTGNAPADDNSLMNELIWITKGSQEPSWCDGGTYQAVRLIRFNLEFWDRTPLEDQENDFGRHKDSGAPIGMKNEHDDPEFEKDPHGDRILFDSHMRRAEPRNPERYTAKLRRRSYSYSLGLTETGTLDMGLVFVSFQQNLKTGFIDTQKRLNGEPLERYIKPFGGGYYFVLPGVQSAQDTLAEKMFTALKQTS